One Dreissena polymorpha isolate Duluth1 chromosome 9, UMN_Dpol_1.0, whole genome shotgun sequence genomic window carries:
- the LOC127846572 gene encoding lysine-specific demethylase 8-like — translation MTDRDKEQAIIKQEAVTLLISEFVIKLGPEVFNTFTANSNFACASSLHQIKQCYNCFTEQKFDRCVRVCELVIDHIWEILNQGHWKDVDIRWRYMYTVVSAYKTVAEYCQLLNGMPDVKFDDVMKSCDMGLLMGAPLCENVLARLSKHIQEHYRQIHPIKNTDPYSDTIKRRKIDVCNGNDDYCTNSTHSEPEEIVIQSKNAIPRVACLSVENFMTNYYTPQIPVIITEAMTGWPALTHRQWTLDYIKQVAGCRTVPIEIGSKYTDDAWSQKLLTVQQFIETYIERKNIDSDIPIGYLAQHQLFNQVPELEKDIIIPDYCYLGDSENVDINAWFGPKGTVSPLHYDPKHNFLSQVVGKKYIKVFSPRETDKLYPHDTTLLKNTSQVDVENCDLIKFPEYKTAIFSECLLNSGEMLYLPPKWWHFVKSLSVSFSVSFWWE, via the coding sequence ATGACTGACCGTGACAAGGAGCAAGCAATCATAAAACAAGAGGCTGTAACGTTGTTAATAAGTGAGTTTGTGATTAAACTTGGGCCAGAAGTATTCAATACATTTACAGCAAATTCGAACTTCGCATGTGCGTCAAGTTTGCACCAAATTAAGCAATGCTACAATTGTTTTACAGAGCAAAAGTTTGATAGGTGTGTAAGAGTGTGTGAGTTGGTTATTGATCATATTTGGGAAATATTGAATCAAGGGCACTGGAAAGATGTCGACATTAGATGGAGGTACATGTACACTGTTGTTTCAGCCTACAAAACGGTGGCAGAGTATTGCCAGCTCCTGAACGGTATGCCTGATGTAAAATTTGATGATGTAATGAAGTCATGTGACATGGGGCTATTAATGGGAGCTCCTTTGTGTGAAAATGTGCTTGCCAGACTTTCTAAACACATCCAAGAACATTACAGACAAATACATCCTATTAAAAACACTGACCCATATTCTGATACAATAAAGCGGAGGAAAATAGATGTTTGCAATGGAAATGATGATTATTGTACAAATAGCACACATTCAGAACCAGAAGAAATCGTTATCCAAAGTAAAAATGCAATTCCAAGGGTAGCTTGTTTATCAGTTGAAAATTTCATGACAAACTACTACACACCTCAAATACCAGTTATAATTACAGAGGCAATGACTGGCTGGCCAGCATTAACTCACCGACAATGGACTCTTGATTACATAAAGCAAGTAGCTGGGTGTAGAACTGTGCCAATAGAAATTGGATCAAAATACACGGATGATGCATGGTCTCAAAAGCTGTTGACAgttcaacaatttattgaaacatatatagaAAGAAAGAACATTGACAGTGATATTCCTATCGGATACCTTGCCCAGCATCAACTTTTCAATCAAGTCCCAGAATTGGAAAAGGATATAATAATACCTGACTATTGTTACCTCGGTGATAgtgaaaatgttgatataaatgcCTGGTTTGGTCCCAAAGGAACAGTTTCACCATTGCACTATGATCCAAAGCATAACTTTTTGTCTCAAGTCGTTGGGAAGAAGTATATAAAGGTATTTTCACCAAGAGAAACTGACAAGCTGTATCCCCATGATACAACACTGTTGAAGAATACAAGTCAGGTTGATGTGGAGAATTGTGATTTGATCAAATTTCCAGAATATAAGACAGCTATATTTTCAGAATGTTTGCTCAATAGTGGTGAAATGTTATATTTGCCCCCAAAATGGTGGCATTTTGTAAAATCCTTATCTGTCAGTTTTTCAGTTAGTTTTTGGTGGGAATAA